The DNA sequence GGTCATTCCGGTTGTTGAAATCGTAAAGTTTTTCCAGCGGAAACTGGAACGCCGCAGATAAGCGCTCTTTCCGCATAAAGACACTTAAATGCTCTCTGTTTACAGGCTGTCCTGTAGCAGGGAGCATTTTTGCTGGCCCCGGCCGTGTCACCAAAAGCGCTGCAGTAACTTGCTGCCGTCCAACCGTACCTGCTATAATAGAAGTAAAAACATAACAGAAAGGAAGCTATATTATGGATAACCGCACTCGCCGTGACCTTGGGCTCGCTTATATAGCTGACAACGCCGTACAGAACGAAATGAAAGCAACTCAAAAACTGCTTTATGCCTTCAATCACACGGACGCAGAACAGACCGACCAGCTAACATCTCTGGCCTATCGAATCATCGGGAAAGCCGGAAAAGGGCTGTACATTATTCCGCCTTTTCACTGTGATTATGGAACACACATTTCCGTCGGGAGTCACCTATTTATTAACTACAACTGCACTATCCTGGACGTGGCAAGTGTTGAAATAGGGAATCACGTTCTTTTGGCCCCAAACGTTGCCATTTATACGGCCGGCCACCCCATTCACCCGGCGGCCCGCCGCTCCCAGTACGAATACGGCATACCTGTAAAAATTGGGGATGATGTGTGGATTGGCGGCAGTGCTGTTGTTCTGCCCGGCGTCACCATTGGGAGCGGAAGCGTTATCGGTGCCGGCAGTGTTGTTACCCATGACATTCCCGACAATGTTGTGGCCGCGGGAAATCCGTGCCGCGTCCTGCGCCCCATTACAGAAGACGATAAAAGATTTTACTATCGGGACAAAAAATTCGACCCGGAAGCATGGGCAGCTGTCTGCCCCGAATAAATCTTTATGCCTTTGCGGGCAACTATGCGGTATATTGGAAAATAAGCGGTCAACTTTTATGCAGATGCATGAAGCCATCATCTTTCCTTGACGCGACCTGTCAGATATGCCATAATGTTCTTTAGATTTTCTCAGGATTTCCGTGTCCTGCCTATCCTATATATAGGTGGGAAATCCTGTCAGGCTATAGCTATCTTCATAGAAGAGGAAGAATGAATCAAGTATTATGAAAAAACAAATAAAGCACATTTTGCCTGTCTTTCTTGCGGCGGCAGCCGCCCTGTTGATTGTCATCATTGTGCCGGCATCGGTTTCCGCCGCCTACAAAAGCGCGCAGAAGCAAAGCGCCTCGGACCGCGCGGCGGCCGCTGGTGCGGCACATCTGGAGCAGATGGAAAAGGCGAGCACTTCCGCTGTGGAAGCAAAGGTTTCGGCCATGCGGGAGCAGGAAACGATGGCAAAAATCGCGTCTGGGAAAGGTTCCATTTGGGACCAGTTTCAGGACTATGCGATTTTGGGTGACTCCCGTGCATCTGCATTTTATGAAAATGGATTGCTGGAAAAAGGACGTGTCCTCGCAAAAATCGGCTCTCAAATTACAGATGTAAAAAATCAGGTTACTGCGCTAAAAGCGCTCAACCCGTCCCGCATTTTTCTGATGTATGGTTTAAATGATATCGAATCCGGTGACTGGAACAACATACAGGCCTATACGGAAGAGCTTGGTCAAACTGTATCTATTTTAAAGCAGCTTTGCCCGCGCGCAACGGTTTATGTAAACTCTATTCTGCCGGTGCAGTCCCCTGCCTATCAGGAGTCAACATCTTATTACCGCCTAGCGGAATATAACACAGCCATCAAAGCATACTGCAAAAAGAATTCCATTTCTTATATTGATGCAACCGCTGTCTGTGAAGCGCACACTGACCTGTTTGAACCGGACGGCATTCACTATAAAGAAACATTTTACCCCTTCTGGGCCAACACCATTTTATCTGAGGTTTATAATCATGAAAAAGACTGAACGCTTTCTGATTCCTGCAGCGATGGCCGTATGTGTCGCTGTTCTTCTGCTATTTATAGGTTTCCTGCAAAAATCGGGAAAAATCAGCAAAGCGGATATAAAGACTGTTTCGCACGCCGTTACCTCGGTTACGGATATGTCCCAGATGGAAGAGGGCGACAACAGCATGGTAAAGCGGCTGTATGGTCTAGAACCCGGGAAATACAACGGGACTGTGCTTTATTACCCGACTTCCGCCGCCACTGCCAATGAAATTTTAATTGTAAAGTTGACGGACATCAAACAGCAGGATGAAGTAAAGGCCGCTGTGGAAGCACGGCTGGCCGTGCAGAAA is a window from the Caproicibacterium lactatifermentans genome containing:
- a CDS encoding sugar O-acetyltransferase, with amino-acid sequence MDNRTRRDLGLAYIADNAVQNEMKATQKLLYAFNHTDAEQTDQLTSLAYRIIGKAGKGLYIIPPFHCDYGTHISVGSHLFINYNCTILDVASVEIGNHVLLAPNVAIYTAGHPIHPAARRSQYEYGIPVKIGDDVWIGGSAVVLPGVTIGSGSVIGAGSVVTHDIPDNVVAAGNPCRVLRPITEDDKRFYYRDKKFDPEAWAAVCPE
- a CDS encoding SGNH/GDSL hydrolase family protein; this translates as MKKQIKHILPVFLAAAAALLIVIIVPASVSAAYKSAQKQSASDRAAAAGAAHLEQMEKASTSAVEAKVSAMREQETMAKIASGKGSIWDQFQDYAILGDSRASAFYENGLLEKGRVLAKIGSQITDVKNQVTALKALNPSRIFLMYGLNDIESGDWNNIQAYTEELGQTVSILKQLCPRATVYVNSILPVQSPAYQESTSYYRLAEYNTAIKAYCKKNSISYIDATAVCEAHTDLFEPDGIHYKETFYPFWANTILSEVYNHEKD
- a CDS encoding DUF4358 domain-containing protein — translated: MKKTERFLIPAAMAVCVAVLLLFIGFLQKSGKISKADIKTVSHAVTSVTDMSQMEEGDNSMVKRLYGLEPGKYNGTVLYYPTSAATANEILIVKLTDIKQQDEVKAAVEARLAVQKKNFNGYGVGQYEMLQNSVTDISGNYVLFAATKNAKAADAAFQKTL